The genome window GCCGGGCGTCGGTGAGGTGCGCAATCTGCTGGCGGCAACTGGTGCCGGACGCCACGACGTAGGCGCCCTTGGGCCGTTCGTTGATCATCCGCACCAGCGGCGCGGCCACCTCGAGCGAAAGTTTGTACTTCTCGCTCAACGCGCCGAACTGGCCGGCCATGCCGCAGCACCCCGAATCAAGGAGGTTCACGTGCGCGCCGGGGATCTTGCTGGCGAGTTTCTGTTGAACGGCCGGATCGGTGAGGGCCTTTGCGTGACAGTGGGCGTGGATGACCACCGCACCGAGTTCGCCGCGCCAGGAAAGGGCTTCCGGGGCCTCTTCGAGCACAGTGAAGAGGAACTCCTCGAAGAGGTAGCAGCGCGGGGCCACCTCGCTGGCGTGAGGAACGCCCAGCTCACGGTAATCCTGTTTGAACATGGCGAACGACGATGGTTCGAGGAACACGACGGGGTCATCGGGATACCGCTCGCGCAGGAGCGCGGCGTTGTGCGTGCCCAGGCGCTTGGCCATGTCGAGACGCCCCACGCTGAAGGCGGGGCGGCCGCAATCTTTCCGCCCTTTGGGCAGCACGACCTCGAAACCGGCGGCTTCGAGCACCGTTACCGCTGCAATACCGATATGAGGCTCGTTGTAACGGACGAACGTGTCGTCCCACAAGACGACGCGGCCCCGCGTGGCCGGAGGCGTTGCGGCACGCTCGTGGTTCGCGAACCACCTGTCGAAGCGCTGGAGCGCGAATTTCGGCAGGGGCCGTTCCGCGGCGAATCCCAGGGTCTTGTCCATAAGTCTGCGGAGCCATTTCCACTCGAGCATGGCGTTGGCGATACGGGGAACAAGACAGCCCAGGATGTTCATGGTCTCGACGGAGCTCACCATGCGGCCCCGAAGCCCAACGCCGGTCCGCTGGTGCCGCGCATGGAGCAGTTCGGCCTTCAAAAGGGCCATGTCGACGTTCGACGGACATTCCTTCTTGCACGCCTTGCAGGAGAGGCAGTTGCCGAGGGCTTCCTCCAATTCCGCGCACACCAGCGGGTCCGCGTCGCCGAAACGGTGTTCGAGCACCGCGCGTATGGTGTTGGCGCGGCCCCGAGTCGACATGATTTCTTCGCCGGCGGCGATGTAGGTCGGGCACATGGTCGGGGCGTCTTTGCGGCACCCGCCGCACCCGTTGCACTGTTCGAGATTTCCGGCGAACGACCCGTCTTTGTCGGCGAACGCAAGTACGGCGGGAAAGGGCAGCGTGAGCTCGTACCCATCGCCCATGCGCAGATTCGTGTCGATGCGGAACCCGTGCTCACCGGCGATGATCTTGCCCGGATTGAGGATGCGCTGTGGGTCGAAGAGCTCCTTGATCTCGCCCATGACCGCGAGCAGTTCGGGTCCTACCTGCTCCCTCATGAATTCGGTGCGCGCGATGCCGACGCCGTGTTCGCCGGCGAACGACGCGTTGAACCGCCGCGCGAGGCGGGAGGCCCCTTCCGCGAGTTTGCGGTATTTCGCGATGTCGCCCGCCTTGCGCAAATCGAGCACCGGCCGCACGTGAAGAAGTCCCGACGCGGCGTGGCCGTAGAACGAACCGAACAGGCCCAGCTCCTCCATGAGCGTTCGCAGTTCGTCCACGTAAGCGGGCAAGCGTTTGGGTTCGACCGCGACGTCTTCGATGCCCGGAACGGGTTTGGCGGGCCCTTTGCGTCCGGTGAGCAGGGACAGGCCGGCCTTGCGCATGTTCCAGACCATCTCCATTTGGGCGGGGTCGGTGACGATCAAGCTGCGTTTGCCGACGTTTCGGCGGGATGCTTCGGCGATGCGGTCCGGGGCATCGCGCTGGAACTCGACGATCAAAAACGCCTCGCAGGGCTCTTCGTCGAGGCGCATGAGGCCGCGGGCCGACTTGAACGCGAGCTGGCCTCTGGTTTGGTCGAAGAGAACACGGTCAGCGTGCTCGATGGCGGACGGGTCGAGGTCGGCGAATTCCACCGTGGCCTGCATGGCTTCCGCGACGGAATCGAAGAAGAAGATAACAAGGCCGGTGATGTCCGGCGGCAGGGGCACAATCCGCAGCTCGGCGGAGAAGATGCCCGCGAGCGTGCCTTCACTGCCCGAGACGATCTTGCACAGATCGCCGGGAGCGCGCAGGTACCGGTCAAGGCCGTAGCCCGGCCAGCGTTTGACTAGAATGTCGGGAAACCAGTGTTCGATCTCGGCCGCGTGGTATTCGACGAGCTCCCGGACCCGCGCGTTTTCGGCGGCCAATGCGGGATGCTCCGCGCCGATGGTCGCGACGCGGCCGTCGGCAAGCACCACCTCGAGGGAAACGACGTGTTCGGCGGTTGTGCCGTGAACCGGCGCCCGGGCGCCCGAGGAATTGTTGGCGATCATGCCGCCGAGGGTGGCCCGGGGGCTTGTGGCAACGTCCGGCCCGAAGCAGTAACCCGCGGGCTTGAGAAGCGCGTTGAGTTGATCGAGAACCACCCCGGCCTGCACGCGGACCGTGCACTTCTCGAGGTCGAGGTCCCAGATCCGGCGGTTGTGGCGGGCGAAATCCACGATGAGCCCATCGCCCACCGCGCCGCCGGCAAGCCCCGTGCCCGCGCCGCGCGGCGTGACCGGCACGCCGGCTTCGGCGGCCGCTTGGATTGCGGAAACGGCTTCCTGGGCTGATTTCGGGAACGCGACGGCGTCGGGGCGCATCTGATAAATAGACGCATCGGTCGCGTACAGTATGCGCGTCAAGTCGTCGGTGCGAATCTCACACCCGGCGGAATTCAGGGTTCCGGATTGTGCCTTCGTGATCATATGATTGCTCTACATCGTTTATGCAACTGGGGTTTGGGCACAGTTGCGCCGCCATGTCCGCCCCCTCGCCCGGATGGAATCGCTTCGGAAGCGCGCTTCCGCGAAAACAACAAAAGGCGGGTTCCCGTTGTTTCATGCGTTCATGGAACCGCGCGTGGTATTATCGCGAACCGCGAACACAAACGAAGGGACAACTTGCCCTATGATCGACATTTCGAATCCAGAAATCCAGTTTGCCATGGAGGCCGTCCGGTCCGGCGCGTTGTTGGCGCGCGAAGTCGAGCGCGAAATGGTTGAGCCGGCCTTGACCAAGGACGACCGGTCGCCCGTCACGGTGGCCGATTTCGCGGTGCAGGGGCTCATCGGGCGCCTGCTCGAGACGGCCTTCCGGGAGGCAGTCCTGGTAGCCGAGGAGGATTCCACCCAGTTGCGCGTGCCCGAAGCGGACATGACGTGCCGCCGCGTAGCCGAGTACGTAGGGCGACATTTCCCCAATGCCACGCCGCAGACTGTGTGCGCGTGGATAGATCACGGCAACGCGGCGCCGTGCGAGCGGTTCTGGACCCTCGACCCCATAGATGGCACGAAGGGATTTCTCCGCGGAGATCAGTATGCGGTCGGAATGGCGTTGCTCGAAGGGGGCGAGGTGGCGATCGGCGCGATCGGGTGCCCCAACCTGAGCGAGGCGCATCGTCCGGATGTCGGGGGCAGCGGAACGCTCATGATCGCCGCGCGCGGCCAGGGGGCGTGGTGGCAGCCCCTCGATAACGGGGGAGAGTTGCAGCCCTTACGCGTTTCCGAAACCGCGGACACGGCGCGGATGCGCATCCTGCGCTCGTTTGAAACAGGCCACACCAACGTGGGCCGCATCGAGCGCATGGCTGCGGCGGTTGGCGTCACGGCAGCGCCCGTACGCATGGACAGCCAGGCGAAGTATGCGGTGTTGGCGTCGGGCCATGCCGAATTGCTGCTGCGCCTGCTCACCCAGAAACAGCCCGACTACCGGGAACGCATCTGGGACCAGGCGGCCGGCGCATTGATCACCGAAGAGGCCGGGGGACGGATCACGGACCTCGACGGGAAGAAGCTCGATTTCTCGGCGGGGCGCACCCTCGCCAACAACCGCGGCGTGTGCGCGTCGAACGGCCACGTGCATGAGGTTGTGCTGGAGACGTTGCGGGAGGTTTGCGCAGGGTAGCCATGCGCGGGAGTGCCGGCCGAAGCGAACGAGACCCGTGGGACGTATGACAAGCATCGGGCGTATGGGAAATATGCGCCTCCTATGTCCCGTTCTTCGTTTGATTTCTGGCGTTCGGACGGGATGACCGCTTCGGAGATTGCCATGAAATACGCGAATGACAAACGGAACGCCCCGCGGCTCTGCTCGGGGAGGCGAATTTTCCTGCGAGACGCGGCCGCATGCGTGCTGGCGTTACTCGGCGCCAGCCGCGGCCCTCGTGCAGTCAGCGCCACCGATACCGGCGCGCTCCGAGACGTCCGGGCCAGGACTCTTCGCTACATCGAGAACATGCGGTTCGAGGGCCAGCCCTACGGGCGGTACCGCTACGCGGCTGAGATGCCCGAGCCCACGCTCTATAGTTCCACTTACGCCGCAATGACACGGGGCCTCTACCGCGACCTTGGTTCGTTGACGGACGCCGAACGCCGGGAGTGGGTGGAATACCTCCAATCGCATCAGGAAGAGGACGGGCTGTTTGCCGACCCGCGAATTGCCGGCGAAGGCTGGTACAAAGGCGATCCAGAGTGGTGTGGACGCCGCCACCTGAGTTGTCACGTCGTTGCCGCGTTGACGTGTCTGGGAACCGTGGCGCAGAAGCCGTTCCGCTGGCTGGAACCGTTTTTCGACGAGCACCATATGACGGCGTGGCTTGAGGCCCGCGAATGGCAGCAAAATGCTGATACGGTGGGCAACGAGGTGCTCAACGTGGGCACCCTGCTTCAATACGCCCGCGATTTCCAGCAAGAGCCGCGCGCCGCTGATGCCGTCCGCACGATGCTCGAATGGCTCTCCCACCATCAGGTGAAGGCAGAGACGGGCCTCTGGGGCAGCTTCGACACCAGCGACAACAAGGGGCTTTCACGCGGCGTCCAGGGGGCCTACCACTTCTGGCTGCTGTTCTTCTACGACCGCAAAGCGCTTCCGTATCCCGAGCGGGCCGTCGACCACGTGCTTCGAACAGAGAACCCCGCCGGCGGTTTCGGCTGGGGTGTTCATGGTCCGCGCAGCAGCGCCTGCGAGGACATCGACTCGATCGACCCGCTGGCCCGCATGACCTTTCTCGCTGACTACCGCAAACAGGAAATCCAACAGGCGCTGCAGCGGGCCTTACCCCACGTGTTGTCGAACCACAACGAAGACGGCGGTTTCTCGTTCATCCGCGGCGCCACGTTTACCTACGGTCATCCTTTGCTCTCATCCAGCAGCAACGGCAGCGGCATGTTTCCTACGTGGTTTCGAACACTGTCGCTGGCGTACTTGGGCAAAGCCCTGCCCGATTCGATGGCCGGAGGTTTCAACTGGGACTTCCAAAACTGCCCCGGCATTCAATTCTGGCTGGTCAACAATGGAGAATCCGATACGTAGACCCCTTATACCATAGGCATACCCGGTGATGACGGCCGATGCAGCCGATGGCTCTTGGATGACGGGTTGCGCGCTTGACCCTGGTCAAGGGCTGGCAGCGATGGGCGGTATTGCGCAAGGGCAATCTCCTATTCGACAGGAGGAACAGGCATATGGTGGTTGGAGTGATTTGAATGACCGCGAGCACCAGGATCTGTCCTTAGACCTCGCGCCTCTGTCGAACAGGGCTTGTTACAGCGAGCAACACTGCGATGGGAATACGGCAAAACAGTTCATTCGCAGGAGGGAGGATAGGGCCCTATGAAACGCATCATCTCGGTTACCGTCAAGCCGCTGATTCGGCGAGCGGGCCGCCGGCTCGCACTCTCGTTGGGTCAACTGGTTTGGCTCACCCTGGCCGCGAACATATTGCCCGGTAGCGCGTACGGTCAGCAGCCGGAACATGCGGTGAACGGGCCTGTCGCGGGCCCGGCGCATCAAAGCGGGCTCGAGTGCATCGGCAAGCTCCAACCCCGCCGCTCTGAACAGATCGACGGCTCCCGGTGGGGCGTCTCGTGCCACTGGATTGCCGACAAACACGAACTGCCGGTCGAAAAGCAGCTCGACCAACTGGCCTGGCTCGGCGCCAAATGGGTCTTGCTCTGTCCCGACTGGGACCGTATCGAGACCGAGAAGGGCAAGTACGACTGGAACAGCTCGGCCCACTGTTTCGATGACGCCGTCGCCGGCATGGCCGCGCGCAGGATCGCGCCCGTGATCCAGGTCTACGGCGGGAACCGGCTCTACATGCTGTTCGAGCCGGACCCGAACGGGCGGCCGCTGGCCGATGCCGCCAAACTGCTCGACGACCCCGGGGTCCGCGACGCCTGGCGCAGGTTTCTCGAAGCATTGGTCGACCGCTACCACGACCGCGTGAAGGTCTGGGAGATCTGGAATGAGCCGAACTACAGCGGTTTCTGGATGAGGGAAACCACGGTGCAGGAGTACGGGCGGCTCGTTGCGGAAGCCGCCGCCGTGATCCGGCGCGTTGACCCGGAGGCCGTCATTCTCGCCGGCTCGACCGCCATGGTTCCGTTGGATTTTGCGCAGGGGTTTCTGGCCAGCGACGGGGCGGACAGCTTCGACCATTGGTCCGTGCATCCTTATGGCGAATTGCCGGAGCAGCAGAACAAGTCGATCGCGAGCGTTCAAAAGCTTCTCAGCGAGCATGGGAAATCCCCCGTGTTCTGGCAGAGCGAATGCGGATTTCCCTCCAGCGCCTACACGGGAGGCTGGGGGTATGGCGGGCCTTGGGACGAAACGAAACACGCGAAATGGGTGCTCAGGCGGCTGCTCTCCGACGCCATGCTCGGCGCGCAAGCCTCGATCTACTTCGTGCTGAACGACTATCCCTGCTTGCTCGAGGGCGGGCCCGATAAGGGCAAAATGGGCGTGAACCGCAAGGGACTGTACGCCGCCGAATCGTGGACCCCCAAACCAGCCGCCCATGCTTATCGAAACCTCGCCGGTCTGATTGATGACCGATTCGAAGCCAGCCCGGCCCCGGTTACTGTCCAGGTTGTGGACGGCGGCTCGTTCGGCCAGACGGCTGCGGATAGCGTCAGCATATTCACCCTCCGCGAAAAGGCGACCGGCTCGCCGATGGTGGTTTACTGGCTGGCCGTGCCGATGCAGACCGAACTCTCGTTGGGCAAGATCACGCTCGGTATCGAGGCCCAGCGGCTCGAGGACGCCATCCTTGTAGACCTCTTGGACGGCAGGGTCTACCAGGTTCCTCCCCCTCGCGACGCGGGCGGCACGGCGACGTTCGAAAATCTGCCCTTGAGCGATTCCCCGCTGGTTCTCTGCGCCCGCGCCGTGGTTGAGCCGCTTGTCGTGGCTGGGCAACGCCGGTTATTGCGGCACGGCTGGCAGATGCAATCGTCGGTGCTTGTTCCCGAGGACGGCTCGCAGATTTCGACCGCCAGCTACACGCCCCGACAGTGGCACAACACCTCGGCGCCGTCCACTGTTCTTAGCGTGCTCGTGAAGAACGGCATATATCCGGACCCCCGAACCGGGCTGAACAGCTGCCAGATACCCGATTCATCGGATGAGTTCAACGGTGCGCACGACCTGGCCAGATTCACCCACTTGCCCGACGGGCGGAACCCGTGGCGCGACCCCTACTGGTTCCGCAAAGAGTTTACGCTGCCGCGTCTGCCCGCCGATCGCCGCATCTGGCTGCACCTCGATTGCATCAACTACCGGGCTGAGGCGTGGCTGAACGGGAATCGGGTGGCCGATGGTGACACGATGGTCGGCTGCTTCGAACGATTCGTTTTCGATGTCACGACGTACGCCGGGGAAGGGGCCAACGTGCTGGCCGTCAAGATCCTTCCCGTGGACCATCCCGGCACGCCGGAAGCGCAACTCGAGCCGTTCGGCCCATGCCGAAACTACCAAAAGGAGATCATGCAGGACGCCACCGTCGTCATGTCGATAGGTTACGACTGCATGCCGACGGTGCCCGACCGCAACATGGGCATACTTCAAGACGTTTGGGTGGATTGGACGGGGCCAGTGTCCATCTGTCATCCGTTCGTGGTTACCGAACTGCCATTGCCGGAAACGAGCCGCGCCACGCTCCGAGTCTCCACCGAACTGGTCAATGCAACGGATACTCCCGTGCAGGGCGTGTTGCGCGGCCGGATCGCGGGGACGGACGTCGCGTCCGAGCAGACCGTCGACCTGAAGCCAGGGGAAACGAAGAGCGTCGCCATAGCGCCCACCCCCGTGAT of Candidatus Hydrogenedentota bacterium contains these proteins:
- a CDS encoding FAD-linked oxidase C-terminal domain-containing protein, encoding MITKAQSGTLNSAGCEIRTDDLTRILYATDASIYQMRPDAVAFPKSAQEAVSAIQAAAEAGVPVTPRGAGTGLAGGAVGDGLIVDFARHNRRIWDLDLEKCTVRVQAGVVLDQLNALLKPAGYCFGPDVATSPRATLGGMIANNSSGARAPVHGTTAEHVVSLEVVLADGRVATIGAEHPALAAENARVRELVEYHAAEIEHWFPDILVKRWPGYGLDRYLRAPGDLCKIVSGSEGTLAGIFSAELRIVPLPPDITGLVIFFFDSVAEAMQATVEFADLDPSAIEHADRVLFDQTRGQLAFKSARGLMRLDEEPCEAFLIVEFQRDAPDRIAEASRRNVGKRSLIVTDPAQMEMVWNMRKAGLSLLTGRKGPAKPVPGIEDVAVEPKRLPAYVDELRTLMEELGLFGSFYGHAASGLLHVRPVLDLRKAGDIAKYRKLAEGASRLARRFNASFAGEHGVGIARTEFMREQVGPELLAVMGEIKELFDPQRILNPGKIIAGEHGFRIDTNLRMGDGYELTLPFPAVLAFADKDGSFAGNLEQCNGCGGCRKDAPTMCPTYIAAGEEIMSTRGRANTIRAVLEHRFGDADPLVCAELEEALGNCLSCKACKKECPSNVDMALLKAELLHARHQRTGVGLRGRMVSSVETMNILGCLVPRIANAMLEWKWLRRLMDKTLGFAAERPLPKFALQRFDRWFANHERAATPPATRGRVVLWDDTFVRYNEPHIGIAAVTVLEAAGFEVVLPKGRKDCGRPAFSVGRLDMAKRLGTHNAALLRERYPDDPVVFLEPSSFAMFKQDYRELGVPHASEVAPRCYLFEEFLFTVLEEAPEALSWRGELGAVVIHAHCHAKALTDPAVQQKLASKIPGAHVNLLDSGCCGMAGQFGALSEKYKLSLEVAAPLVRMINERPKGAYVVASGTSCRQQIAHLTDARPLHMAELVALALKK
- a CDS encoding 3'(2'),5'-bisphosphate nucleotidase, producing the protein MIDISNPEIQFAMEAVRSGALLAREVEREMVEPALTKDDRSPVTVADFAVQGLIGRLLETAFREAVLVAEEDSTQLRVPEADMTCRRVAEYVGRHFPNATPQTVCAWIDHGNAAPCERFWTLDPIDGTKGFLRGDQYAVGMALLEGGEVAIGAIGCPNLSEAHRPDVGGSGTLMIAARGQGAWWQPLDNGGELQPLRVSETADTARMRILRSFETGHTNVGRIERMAAAVGVTAAPVRMDSQAKYAVLASGHAELLLRLLTQKQPDYRERIWDQAAGALITEEAGGRITDLDGKKLDFSAGRTLANNRGVCASNGHVHEVVLETLREVCAG